A DNA window from Setaria viridis chromosome 2, Setaria_viridis_v4.0, whole genome shotgun sequence contains the following coding sequences:
- the LOC117844054 gene encoding protein LURP-one-related 15 translates to MAAPSAPLLVVGLQFCAPHVLLLTLAMKYNGRCTVDDANGAAVLRMEEVSFFSFRRHYVLVDAAGVPVISLKAKFGGLSWQVFRGDSHDAGDLLFTATASSGGRWPFRGLDVFLAGNTRRGAADFRTKGDFRRSGYFYLGNSDKMIASICSISAANQQIPFSCLLNHAFLVNRMKSSGRPVFGVTVMNDVWNMK, encoded by the exons ATGGCAGCTCCTTCAGCGCCGCTGCTGGTGGTGGGCCTGCAGTTCTGCGCGCCGCACGTGCTGCTGCTGACGCTGGCCATGAAGTACAACGGCCGCTGCACCGTCGACGACGCCAACGGCGCGGCCGTGCTGCGGATGGAAGAAGTCTCCTTCTTCAGCTTCCGCCGCCACTACGTCCTggtcgacgccgccggcgtgccCGTCATCTCCCTGAAGGCAAAG TTCGGCGGGCTTTCATGGCAGGTGTTCAGAGGCGACAGCCACGACGCCGGCGACCTGCTCTTCACCGCGACGGCGTCTTCAGGGGGGCGCTGGCCATTTAGAGGCCTCGACGTGTTCCTGGCCGGGAACACCAGGAGGGGAGCCGCTGATTTCAGGACCAAGGGTGACTTCCGCAGATCCGGCTACTTCTATCTTGGCAACTCGGACAAGATGATTGCTTCCATATGTAGTATATCCGCTGCCAATCAACAAATTCCCTTCTCATGCCTTCTGAATCATGCATTTCTA GTGAACCGTATGAAATCTTCTGGAAGGCCCGTCTTCGGTGTCACTGTTATGAACGACGTAtggaatatgaagtaa